The following is a genomic window from Shewanella avicenniae.
AGAAATCTACATCGTTTGCTCTGGCGAAATGATGGCGATGTACGCGGCAAACAACATCTCTAAAGGTATTTGTAAGTATGCGGCATCAGGCAGCGTACGTTTGGCAGGCCTTATCTGTAACTCACGTAACACTGACCGTGAAGATGAGTTGATCATGGCGCTGGCAGCCAAAATCGGCACCCAAATGATTCACTTCGTACCGCGTGACAACATCGTACAACGCGCTGAAATCCGTCGTATGACAGTTATCGAATACGATCCAACCTGTAAGCAAGCTGATGAATATCGTGCATTGGCACAGAAAATCATCAACAACAAAATGTTTGTGGTACCAGAGCCTTGCACCATGGATGAGCTGGAAGACCTGTTAATGGAATTCGGCATCATGGAAGTGGAAGACCAAACAATCATCGGCAAAACCGCGGCTGAGCTGGCTTAATCGCGCAGGTGATTTCTTTTTCAAGCATATATCCAAGAGGAACATGCGATGGAGATGAATAAAGAACAAGCCCAGGCCTTGATTGATGAGGTGCTGGAAGTCTATCCAGAGGCAGCCCGCAAAGATCGCGCTAAGCATATGGCGGTAAACGATCCTGCAAACGCTGGCAGCAAATGCATTACCTCTAACCGTAAATCGCAACCTGGGGTAATGACCGTACGTGGTTGTGCCTATGCAGGTTCTAAAGGTGTGGTGTGGGGCCCAGTGAAAGATATGATTCATATCTCTCATGGTCCAGTGGGCTGTGGTCAGTACTCTCGTGCTGGTCGCCGTAACTACTACACTGGCGTGACGGGTGTGAATGCGTTCGGTACGCTGAACATTACTACTGACTACCAAGAACGCGACATCGTGTTCGGTGGCGATAAAAAGCTGGCCGCTGCCATTGATGAGCTGGAGCAACTGTTCCCGCTGAGCAAAGGTCTGTCAGTGCAATCTGAATGTCCTGTCGGTTTGATCGGTGACGACATTGAAGCGGTTGCGCGCCAAAAAGGCGAAGAAATTGGCAAAACCATCGTGCCAGTGCGTTGTGAAGGTTTCCGCGGTGTGTCTCAGTCGCTGGGTCACCACATTGCGAACGATACCATTCGCGATCACGTGTTGGCGCCAAACGAAGGCAAAGAGTTTGAAAGCACAGATTATGACGTTGCCATTATTGGTGACTACAACATCGGTGGTGACGCTTGGTCTTCTCGTATCATCCTTGAAGACATGGGGCTCCGCGTTGT
Proteins encoded in this region:
- the nifH gene encoding nitrogenase iron protein — encoded protein: MAIRQCAIYGKGGIGKSTTTQNLVAALAEAGKKVMIIGCDPKADSTRLILHSKAQNTIMETAAEAGSVEDIELEDVLKIGYGDVRCVESGGPEPGVGCAGRGVITAINFLEEEGAYEEDLDFVFYDVLGDVVCGGFAMPIRENKAQEIYIVCSGEMMAMYAANNISKGICKYAASGSVRLAGLICNSRNTDREDELIMALAAKIGTQMIHFVPRDNIVQRAEIRRMTVIEYDPTCKQADEYRALAQKIINNKMFVVPEPCTMDELEDLLMEFGIMEVEDQTIIGKTAAELA
- the nifD gene encoding nitrogenase molybdenum-iron protein alpha chain produces the protein MEMNKEQAQALIDEVLEVYPEAARKDRAKHMAVNDPANAGSKCITSNRKSQPGVMTVRGCAYAGSKGVVWGPVKDMIHISHGPVGCGQYSRAGRRNYYTGVTGVNAFGTLNITTDYQERDIVFGGDKKLAAAIDELEQLFPLSKGLSVQSECPVGLIGDDIEAVARQKGEEIGKTIVPVRCEGFRGVSQSLGHHIANDTIRDHVLAPNEGKEFESTDYDVAIIGDYNIGGDAWSSRIILEDMGLRVVAQWSGDGTLAEMENTPKVKLNLVHCYRSMNYIVRYMEEKNGIPWIEYNLFGPTKIEESMRKIAAFFDEKIQAQTEEVIARYRAQWEQVVAKYRPRLQGKSVMLYVGGLRPRHIIGAYEDLGMEICGAGYEFAHNDDYVKTTPEMKEATLLFDDASAYELEEFVKKLKPDLIGSGVKEKYVFQKMGFPFRQMHSWDYSGPYHGVDGFAIFARDMDLTLNNPCWKNMQAPWAKAEQAADLAKTA